In the genome of Planctomyces sp. SH-PL62, the window CGGTGGAGATGGCGGATGGTGTCCTGGGCGTAGTCCAGCCGAAGGTCGACGCCGAAGTGCTCCTGGCCGAGGTAAAGCTCGCCCCGGTTGCGGAAGTTGCCGTCTCTGACGCGGATGATCGGCTGGCCGAAGTTGGTGAGATTGAAGAGGAGCCGCTCCTTGATCTTCTTGAACTCGCGGCTCTCGATCTCGTAGAGATCGTTCTGATCGTTGTGCTTGAAACTGAAGAGCTGGTAGCGCTTGCAGAAGTCATGCGTCAGGAAGGTGTCGATGAACGTCACGTCGTTGTGGACCCGACGGACCTCGAAGATCTTTTCACGCCCCAGTCCCACCTCCTTGTTCCATCGGCGTTTGGCCTCGTAGTCGTCGCACTCCTCCCATTCGGGGCCGAACTGACCCTTGTTCCAGCGATCCTCGATGTCCCTGAGCAGCTCGATCCCCAGCTTGTAGGGATTGAGGCGGCCGGGTTGGGTCGCCATCGTCCCCGAGTGATGGTCGGCGTAGTCGAGCAGTTCGGAAGGGTGGAGGATCTTCTGGGTCATGATCGTGGAGTGCCAGAACGAGGCCCATCCTTCGTTCATGATCTTGGTCTGTCCCTGCGGGGCGAAGTAGTACGCCTCCTCCCGGATAATGGCTAGGACGTCGCGCTGCCACGTCTGGAGGGGAGCGTGTTCCAGCAGGAACAGCAGAACGTCGCGCTCGGGCTGCTCCGGGAACGAGAGCGGCTTGGCGTTCCGCCGCTCCGCATCTTGCTGGCGCTGGGCCTCCTTCAGGACTTCAGGGGGGTTGATGAACCCGTCCATGTACGACTTGCTCTGGAATTTCGACGGCGCCTCTCCGGGGCCGTCCCCCGCCCCCTGGAAATCATACCGATCGACGGCGTCCCGGCGCTTGATGTGGGGCGAATAGACGTCGATCAGGTTCTCCAGCGAGAGGCAGGAATCGATGAAGCTCTCGACCTCGTCCTCGCCGAAACGTTCCATGTAGGACCGGATGCGCGTCCCGTGGTTCGCCGTCTCGTCCATCATTTTCCGGTTCGTTTGGCCGAACCAGATGTTGTTCTTGAAGAAGTCGTTGTGGCCGTAGACGTGGGCCATGACGAGCTTCTGATCGACGAGCTGGTTGCATCGCAGGAGGTAGGCGTAGCAGGGGTCGTTGTTGATGACCATCTCGTAGATCTTCTGGAGCCCGTAGCGGTAGCCCTTGGAGAGCTGCTGGTACTCCATCCCGAACCGCCAGTGGGGGTAGCGGGTCGGGAAGCCGCCGAACGCGGCGATCTCCGAGATCTCGTCGTAGTCGAGGACTTCGAAAATGGTCTCGTAAAAGTCGAGGCCGTAGTCGCGGGCGTGCCCCTCGGTCTCGAGCTGGATGGCCCGCAGGTCGGCGGGCAGGTCGTGGCTGCTGGCGATCGACATGGTTCCGTTCCCCCCTCGATTCGTCCGGCCGGTGAAAATTCCGGCCGCCTCACGCCGCGGCGATTCGGCTTCGGTCAGCGTCCGCGTCCCAGGAATTCCTTGATCGAGTCGTAGATGCCTTCCTTGTTGCGGATCTCCGACAGGGCCAGATTCGGGACCTCCTCGAAGGCCTCCTCCAGCTCGCGAAAGAACTCGCCGGAGCCGTATGGGCTCTCGACCTGGCCGTAGCC includes:
- a CDS encoding SpoVR family protein, whose translation is MSIASSHDLPADLRAIQLETEGHARDYGLDFYETIFEVLDYDEISEIAAFGGFPTRYPHWRFGMEYQQLSKGYRYGLQKIYEMVINNDPCYAYLLRCNQLVDQKLVMAHVYGHNDFFKNNIWFGQTNRKMMDETANHGTRIRSYMERFGEDEVESFIDSCLSLENLIDVYSPHIKRRDAVDRYDFQGAGDGPGEAPSKFQSKSYMDGFINPPEVLKEAQRQQDAERRNAKPLSFPEQPERDVLLFLLEHAPLQTWQRDVLAIIREEAYYFAPQGQTKIMNEGWASFWHSTIMTQKILHPSELLDYADHHSGTMATQPGRLNPYKLGIELLRDIEDRWNKGQFGPEWEECDDYEAKRRWNKEVGLGREKIFEVRRVHNDVTFIDTFLTHDFCKRYQLFSFKHNDQNDLYEIESREFKKIKERLLFNLTNFGQPIIRVRDGNFRNRGELYLGQEHFGVDLRLDYAQDTIRHLHRLWTRPVHLETTVDGRPTLLSFDGTDHSIRPLGGVPYDAEPKDRRRA